The genomic segment atttatttttaaaacaggcAAAACATgaacaatgttttatatatactatatactttagtgtcacatgatccttcagaaatcattctaatagttGATTCAGTGTTTAAGCAACGTTTATTCTTAGTATTGTTGCTGAACTGCTTATATCATtgtggattctttgataaatataaagttcaaattGCTTTTATAGGTAACAatcaaaataatattaacatacaTAATAACCTGTTTTTATTTAAGCTAAATATATGGATTTAACATTACTTATTCAACTTCAATACATTAAGTTATAACATTTAAGATAATCGCTGGTTACAGCTTTTTATGTTTTAGATAATTCTATCAGCGCAGACTAACTAGGCCATGCTAAATATACTTCAAACCTTGGATACATGGTTGGACAACCATGGTTGTCTTCTCTATATTTACACAAATATCGGTGTGTAATTATGTGTGTGTCTTCTCAGACTGGCAAGGTTGACCCTCATCATCCGAAGGTTTCTGGTCACAGAGGCAATGTACTTGACATCAAATGGAATCCCTTTAATGACTTCTGCATAGCATCTTGTTCAGAGGACACCACAGtaagtgtcaagtcaagtcacctttatttatatagcgctttaaacaaaatacagtgcgtcaaagcaactgaacaacattcattaggaaaacagtgtgtcaataatgcaaaatgatagttaaaggcagttcatcattgaattcagtgatgtcatctctgttcagttaaatagtgtgaACATATAGTATGCATACACTCATGCCACAAATTCAGATTGCTTCATATTCACATATTACTGACTAAGATGGATCTGATTATCTCATATCGTATCATATCCCACTTTCTACCTTCAGATCAGTAGCTGATTTCAGACAGAAGTTCTTGATAAATTTTAACATTGTTTTCACAAGTATACACAGTTTATCATTTGTGCCCATGTTTGTTGTACAGGTAAAGATCTGGGATATCCCTGAACATGGTGTTATGAAGAACATTACAGTGGCTCGGAAGGAGCTGCAGGGTCATTCACGACGTGTCGGACTTATTGAATGGCATCCCACTGCTAACAACATCATTTTCAGTACTGGCTATGACTATCAGGTACACATCCTTTCTCATGGAATGAAGGCAGACAAGATTTCTGAGAAATGGTCCCCAGGTagacatttaaaatattcacagtGATAATAAGCTCTTAGCACACATCACCCTTTAATAATCCTAAACTTTTGTTGCAGTGGCCAGAGTCGAAATAGTTGTATTGTTTCAGTATGTTAGCGAAAACaagtaaaatacttaaatattgtTTAAGGATAATGGTTTAATtattacttaaatgtattttaaaaagaaagaataaaagttCATTGTTTAATAAGTGCAACTCTCCATCAGAGGATAaggcataaataaaaaaacataaaccaaacaaaaccAGGCAAAATAACACCATATTTGTGGGTAAATAATAGTCTTTAGGGTTTAATAGTCTTTATATACCATTGGTGTTAATATTTAACACGGCAATATACAgggtggcagtggctcagtggttcatgtaggttgtctacaaaccggaaggttggtggttcaatccccggctccacctgaccaagtgtcgaggtgtccttgagcaagacacctaaccccagttgctcccgacgagctggatggcgccttgaatggctgacaccgcagtcggtgtgtgaatgagtgtgtgaatgggtgaatgtgaggcaaattgtaaagtgccttggatggccatgtggtctgttgaaagcgctatataaatgcagtccatttaattACAAGTTACAATTGTAAACCTGCAGCTGAGTTTTGGTATATTTAATTTACAACCTGAAAGAGACCCAAAATCTGCAGTGACCTTATTAATATTGCTGGGGGATctcttaaataaattattatacagCAATTAGTTAGACAAGCAGCATTCCAAAAAcactctaattaaaaaaaaactatatatttattatattaatattgaaaacagttgtgctgcttaatgttttgtgaaaaccttTATACAGATTTGTacagaattatttgatgaatagaaagctcaagaGTAAAGcatatgtttaaaattaaatcttttgtaacaattaaaaaaaaccacTTATACTGACTTTTGTTGGGTATAGTGTACATGCATTAGATGCAAGTAAAAGTAACTTAATTTACCTTAtgtgtgcttgtttgtgtgtTGATGTGTAGGTTATGGTGTGGAAGCTCGATGTTCCTGAACAGGTGATCAAGAACCCTCTGCGGTCCATCAGTGTGCACTTAGACGTGGTTCTTTCCATGTCTTTTAACACAGATGGCAGCAGACTCGCCACCTCTTGTAAGGACAAGAAGATCAGAGTGATTGACCCACGTACTGGCAAACTTTTACAGGTGTGTTGCATTTAGCTTGATGTTCttctctgtctgtcattcatATGTTTTTGAGGTTCATATTAGTATCATCACACAACTTTAACCCAGTAATTAGTCTACACTGAATTTAAATTATGAACTGGGATACACATAGCATATCATACGTGTACTTGCACAGAAATGTGCCCCTCTGACACCACACATCCAAAACTAACACCTTAAAAACTTTACCCAGAGGTCTTACATTCACACTGTAGTGTCTCTTCATGTGACTCAGATAATCAAGACTTATAGAGACTTGATTAATGtcattttattaatgtcattttttCTTCAACAAGTATacgttgtatatttttttttaaagaatgtgcaTTTACTTTTAAATCTCACTTAAGTGTAATGTGTGATGTCAGGAGACCAACAACAAATCACACAAAGCCGGTAAAGTGCTATTTCTTGGAAACCTGAAAATGCTCCTCTCTACGGGCAATTCACGCTGGAACCATCGTCAGATTGCACTCTGGGATCAGGTAGGTGATTCTCAAAATAGGCTTCattattttgcttttttgtgtaaaaagctaattttttatttattaattgaaataaatttgtGATCTGAGCAACTTTGGCTAGACTGCCTATAAAACAAGACTGTAACCATGTCTTGAACATCAAGGAACCATTATCCAATAATGgaataaagtataaaataataaaatggtaaAGGAAATAGGTCTAATTCTAGTAGCGAAGTAATCATTTTGAACCATttgcaaacaataatttaaaataaaaactagtgctgggcaatgattaatcgcatccattttgtgtacataatatatgtgtgtgtactgtgtatatttattatgtatatatataaacacacccacacgcacacacaacgtatatatttagaaaacatttaaataaaattaaatttaaaattaaattaaatgtatgcatttaggagacgcttttatccaaagcgacttacagtgtattcaggctatcaattttttacctatcatgtgttcccggggaatcgaacccccaaccttgcacttgatagcgcaatgctctaccaattgagctacagggacactacatacatatatatatatatatatatatttacatgtatatatttatattcatattatctaaaaatatatttaatatataaacataacataattttcttaaatatataaatgcatgtgttACCTAAACacgacatgcaaaatatgtgcgcaaggactggaattgggaaccgctgggctacatcatgtCATTCACCAGTGAGAAAACTCGAAAAGTACTACAATATCAGGAAGGAAGAATGGGctgttgatgtttgtctgccattctggCTCTGTCTGCACAGCGTGGGTGAACGCGCTGATGATGTATCCTGTCTGCGCAAGCAGGGTGCgcagaggtatgcagatacatatgttgacaggcaggtaggaaagccaTTAAAAACGCTCGGACAGAGCGTTTTGATTGGAtgtacatttcttggtcctatgccttccacagaatatataaatacagataaaaatatttagaccacttaacttaatgattacTATAGAAATGTGAAGAGATTTCACCcagaataacaaaaaatgtttccgAAGACAATcccctattgcacctttaaataatacattaacattcagaagtttggctccagtaagatttatttttttacggTCTAGAATACTTTTGATTcgagcatttatttgacattttaagaAACGTTTTGTAACAATGTTTTAACTTTTGAATAATTTGTTGCATACTGActgatcaattattattattatttttattgtttttaaacaataaaaactttTTGTGTTAGAAATAAAACACTCCTAATTTTGACTTTCACAAACAGCGAGATATctctgacatttttgtcacttTTGGTGGTATTTTGCCATAAGccctagttaaagggatagttcacccaaaaatctaaattatgtcattaataactcaccctcatgtcgttccaaacactgTGAGacatcatgtgacatcagagggtcagttagaattttttgaagcatcgaaaatacattttggtccaaaaatagcaaaaactacgactttattcagcattgtcttctcttccatgtctgttgtgagagagttcaaaacaaagcagtttgtcatatccggttcacgaacgaatcattcgatgtaaccggatctttttgaaccagttcaccaaatcgaactgaatcattttaaacggtttgcgtctccaatacgcattaatccacaaatgacttaagctgttaacttttttaatgtggctgacactccctctgagttaaaacaaaccaatatccgggagtaattcatttactcaaacagtacagtccggttttcggatcaccagtagttctttcggacagtttgattcaataaaccggttgaagaaaacggttcaccggttcttttgcgctcgacctaatgactttatttgcgatgattgcccttgattcaagccttcggtttacctgggctcataacattagcacagaatcagttcaaaatcaatcaccaaaagaatcagttcggttcagacgctctgtgtgtcagtctgcttcacgctgaatcacacatgtgcagtatcatcagctcctcggttctcgaatcgcaCACGTCTGACacaaacggttcttgactcgagaacgagtcaatcttttgttcgttatctggctcggctctgtgttcatcttcaattctctcttcacagcagttcagtcagtgtaccgtttgagtaaatgaattactccgggatattggtttgttttaactcagagggagtgtcagccacattaaaaaagtttacagcttaagtcatttgtggattaatgcgtattggagatgcgaactgtttaaaacgattcagttcgatttggtgaactggttcaaaaagatctggtcacatcgaatgattcgttcgcgaactggatatcactacactgcagagttttgaactctctcacaacagacacggaagagaagacaatgatgaataaagtcgtagtttttgctatttttggaccaaaatgtattttcgatgcttcaaaaaattctaactgaccctctgatgtcacatggactactttgattatgtttttcttacatttctggacatggacagtataccttacacacagtttcaatggagggactgagagctctcggactaaatctaaaatatcttaaactgcgttccgaagataaatggaggtcttactggtttggaacgacatgagggtgagttattaatgacctaatttagatttttgggtgaactatccctttaatgtctgACTGTTTGGAATGGACCTGTCCTCTATATACAAGCTCTGTTCTGACATGTTCATCATTACTTTAGATTTCCCCCTATTGTTACAATCATGATATAGCAGTTATTTTACTGACCATTATAATACAACTCATCTACCTTTCTGAGATGAGTTAAATATGGATCCAGGGTAGTAATAACTTTACATTGATATTTTTGGTGGTtttgcttaaaaaataataataacataaaattgTAATCTAACAGTATTAGATATATTAAGTGCCAAAATCACATGTGCGTGCGTGTTCTGCAGGAGGACCTCTCTCAGCCGTCTTATTCCGAGGACTTGGACGGCTCCTCTGGTGTTCTCTTCCCGTTTTATGACCCTGACACACACATGCTTTACATAGCTGGAAAAGTGAGTACATATAACCTAAACTACCAGATCAGCAAATAGTTTGTTACTGCTGAATTGATGATACAGGTTATTAATGGATAACACAATCCTCCTTTAATCTTTAGGGTGATGGAAATATCAGATATTATGAAATCAGCCCAGAGAAGCCATATGTGCACTATTTGACTGAATACCGGTCTCTTCTTCCACAGAAGGGAATGGGTGAGTACTCTTTGTATAGtttacatgtatacacacacaaaaacataattataaCAACATCCTTAATCTATTACTCCATTTTAACATTCCTTTGCACAAGTACTCAAACATCAGCACAAATCAGCGTCCTCAATCATTTGAAATTGGGTCATCCTTTTTTTCACTTATCAGGTTTGGTAAGTAAATGGTTTAAAAACTTTAGATGTCAGAGAAGTATTGTACTATATTTTACCTTCAGGAGcagacacaaagacacacacacacacacacacacacacacagacatatttatactaattgtaattgttttataGAGAATGTTCAGCTTCATCTTTATTATGACATAattaagctcatttaaaatacttGACTGCAATTtaaactgtagtgtgttatttgatattactTCAATCAGAACATGTCTTTGCATTCTCTTCCAGGTGTCATGCCAAAGAGAGGTCTTGATGTGTGTTCCTGTGAAATCTTCAGATTCTACAAGCTAGTGACAATCAAAAGTCTCATAGAACCTCTATCCATGATTGTTCCACGAAGGGTATATACACAATTCTGTTCACACATGCATTCAAATAGAAAGAAATATGACAAAAAGTAGAGTTAGTTCTCACTTTACTATGCTATCCCTGTTGATGAGGATCCCTAGCAGCCTCACAGATGTTATCGTGTTCTGTTCTGCAGTCAGAGTCCTATCAAGAGGACATTTACCCCATGACAGCTGGGAACAAGCCTTCCATGACAGCAGATGAGTGGATCGCTGGTCTAGACAAAGGTTAgagtctaataaaaataaaagatttagatATTTATTGACTAGTTGTGTGTTTTgggtctctaatgctcaccaaggcttcatttatttggtcaaaataaaaacagtacagtaaaaacagtaatattttgaaatgtatactaatctaatatttcatatttgataTCTGCCTAATATTTTGAGGAAACTATGAtaaatcaggattctttgaaaaatAGGAAGTTCCAAagaacatttattcatgataatattttattgtcacttttaaaTCAGCTTAATGCatctttgtgggtttttttttaaacggttgtttgtttactgtgtgcaTTATTGCTAATTtcatagaaataataaaaaacttgctCTGCAGGTCCTGTGATGATGTCTCTGAGGCCTGGAAGTAAACTGGAGTCATATGTGGACCCGGGCTCAGGGAAAGACCCAACAGGCTCAATGGAGACACAGCATTCTCGTAGTCGGCCAGGAC from the Carassius carassius chromosome 7, fCarCar2.1, whole genome shotgun sequence genome contains:
- the coro2aa gene encoding coronin-2A isoform X1, producing MTITKMTWRPQYRSSKYRHVFGKPATKENCYDGVPITQSVHDNHLCTVNPRFIAVITECAGGGAFLVLSINHTGKVDPHHPKVSGHRGNVLDIKWNPFNDFCIASCSEDTTVKIWDIPEHGVMKNITVARKELQGHSRRVGLIEWHPTANNIIFSTGYDYQVMVWKLDVPEQVIKNPLRSISVHLDVVLSMSFNTDGSRLATSCKDKKIRVIDPRTGKLLQETNNKSHKAGKVLFLGNLKMLLSTGNSRWNHRQIALWDQEDLSQPSYSEDLDGSSGVLFPFYDPDTHMLYIAGKGDGNIRYYEISPEKPYVHYLTEYRSLLPQKGMGVMPKRGLDVCSCEIFRFYKLVTIKSLIEPLSMIVPRRSESYQEDIYPMTAGNKPSMTADEWIAGLDKGPVMMSLRPGSKLESYVDPGSGKDPTGSMETQHSRSRPGLSPLIQERLDAKEGNTRKVSPPTSLFPSTDEKSRSTTYVSNGQLDSTHCSPPKTENELRQMFYKQQEEIRRLKEQLNQKDVRIKQLELEIKNVRNSQANL
- the coro2aa gene encoding coronin-2A isoform X2, whose translation is MTWRPQYRSSKYRHVFGKPATKENCYDGVPITQSVHDNHLCTVNPRFIAVITECAGGGAFLVLSINHTGKVDPHHPKVSGHRGNVLDIKWNPFNDFCIASCSEDTTVKIWDIPEHGVMKNITVARKELQGHSRRVGLIEWHPTANNIIFSTGYDYQVMVWKLDVPEQVIKNPLRSISVHLDVVLSMSFNTDGSRLATSCKDKKIRVIDPRTGKLLQETNNKSHKAGKVLFLGNLKMLLSTGNSRWNHRQIALWDQEDLSQPSYSEDLDGSSGVLFPFYDPDTHMLYIAGKGDGNIRYYEISPEKPYVHYLTEYRSLLPQKGMGVMPKRGLDVCSCEIFRFYKLVTIKSLIEPLSMIVPRRSESYQEDIYPMTAGNKPSMTADEWIAGLDKGPVMMSLRPGSKLESYVDPGSGKDPTGSMETQHSRSRPGLSPLIQERLDAKEGNTRKVSPPTSLFPSTDEKSRSTTYVSNGQLDSTHCSPPKTENELRQMFYKQQEEIRRLKEQLNQKDVRIKQLELEIKNVRNSQANL